GATCCTTACCTTGTCCGATGGTTCCCGGATAGTGTTGGATAGCCTCCATACCGATACCATTTCTTTACAGGATGGTACCGTGGCAAGGGTATCAGGGAACAAGCTTGTTTATGAAAATAACGGGAAAGAGAATATATATAATACGATGAGTACTCCCAATGGACGGCAATTTCAACTGCAATTGCCCGATGGTACCAGGGTGTGGCTAAACTCGGCCAGTTCTATCCGTTACCCTACTGCTTTTTCCGGAGCGGTGCGGGGTGTGGATATAACAGGGGAAGCTTACTTTGAGGTTGCCCGGGACGCGGACCGGCCTTTCCGGATAAATGTGCGCAACAAGGCGGAGGTGGAAGTGTTGGGAACAAATTTCAATGTAAACGCTTATGATAATGAATTGACGATCAATACCACGCTGTTGCAAGGATCTGTTCGTGTTCTTCAACGCGGTCATCAGGGCGTGGTAATAAAGCCGGGCCAACAGGCGCAGATTGCCAACACGCTTCCTCAACAGGAAAATACAAACGCCGGGGAAATAAAAGTAATAGCCGACGCCAACATAGAGAAAACCGTTGCCTGGAAAGATGGTCTGTTCAACTTCAACGGAGCGAAGCTGGATGAGGTCATGAGACAACTGGAACGTTGGTACGACATCCATGTTATTTACGAAAACGGAGTTCCGGATATCGAGCTGGCAGGGAAAATGACCAGGGGAGTAAGCCTTCAGGGGTTGCTGATCGTATTGAAAGAACTGGGTGTGCATTGCAAACTGGAAGGCAGAACGTTGACAGTATTATCATAGAACAAGCGTAAGATACAGCCGGCCACCAATAAAGGCCAAAAGCGGAAATGCAACGATAAAAATTGTAGCGTGCATTTTATTCCTGAATGCCATCGCCACAATCTCCCTTTAATGAAATATATGTTACATACAACCAACCATTTTTCATAACAAGATAAAAAACCGCCACGGCTGCTACCGTGACGGCTATAAATCCAGTTGATTCAAAAAGGTCGCAAACCAAATTTTAACAACCAAATCGTTGCAATTTATGCAAAAAATCTATTTGTTCCGTGCAAAGCGGAGCTGCAGACCGCCTGTCTGTTATGGGGGAGGGCGGTTTCTCAACCAAATCCGGAGGGTCATGAGATTAACAGTTTTATTCCTTACGGCGGCTTTTATATCCGTCCATGCAACCGGGGTAGCGCAGCATCTTACCATCTCCGGCAAGAAACTCACCCTGAAAAGAGTTTTCACCGAGATCGAAAATCAGACGGATTATGTTGTACTGGCCAACAAACGACTATTCTCTACGGACAAGACCTTTTCCTTGTCCGTTAGCAATATGCCGATTAAAGATTTCCTGGACAAATTATCGGAAGATCAATCCCTGAAATATGTCATACAGGATAAAACCATCGTGATGTCGCGCAAAGCAGCTTCAACTTTCGACATCACTGCTGTCATTGCTGACATACCCGCAACCCTTTCACTTTCAGGTCAACTGCTTGATGTCACTGACAATGAGCCCATCATCGGGAGCACTATCCGCGTGAAGAACACCGGGAAAGGAACTACCTCCGATGCATCCGGGCGTTTCCGGCTTTCGGAACTGTCTGAAGATGCAATGTTGGTCATATCATCCATCGGTTATACTGCTGCAGAGATCCCGGCAAAGAAATTCGCATCCCTCGAAGTTGGCGAGCCTGCAATGGTAAATGGTGCAAAGATCCTGAAGCTGGAATCGGGCAGTGTCATTTTATATCTGTCCAGGAGTACGAACAAACTCGATGAAAGTGTTGTAGTGGCATACGGCACCACCACGCAACGTTTTAACACCGGTAGCGTTGCCAGCGTGAAAGCGGAAGACATCGAACAGCAACCCGTCAGTAATGTACTGGAAGCATTGCAGGGAAATGTACCGGGCCTTTTCATCACCCGTTCCAATGGCAACCCCGGCAGCCGGATGCATATTTCCATCCGCCAGCAACAATCCATTCCCATGCCCGGCCAGGAAAAGAATATGCCGTTGTTTGTGATCGACGGTGTGCCCTTTGTGGAAACGCCCTTTGCCAGCGCGGGAGCTTCCGGAGATATTGATCCGATGAACTCCATCAATCCCGCGGATATCGCCAGCGTGTCCATATTGAAAGATGCGGATGCCACGGCCATCTACGGGTCAAGGGGTGCTAACGGTGTTATCCTGATCACCACCAAGAAAGGCAGCGCCTCAAAACCACAATTCGATTTTAACATTTATACCGGCGGCGGAAAAGTAACGCGCTACCTGCCGATGCTGGATCTTTCCGAGTATCTGGCCATGCGCCGGGCCGGCTTCGCGAACGACAATACGACACCTGATTTTTCCAATGCGCCGGACCTCACCGTTTGGGATACTACCAAATCCAGGGACTTCCTGAAAGACTATATCGGCGGTACCTCTAACCAGACCGAGGTGACGGGCGCCTTTTCCGGCGGAAGCGAATACCTGCGTTACCGCTTTTCGAACAGCTTCCGGCGTGAATCCACCGTATTCCCCGGCGACTGGGGCTACAAACGCTATTCCTCCCATCTGCGGATAGACAACACCTCCCGCAACGGTAAATTCGCACTGGGAGTCTCCGCGATGTACACGAAGGAATCCAACAACCAGGTGGCCAGCGATCTCACCCGCTACGTGTACATCCTGCCACCCAACTACCCGGTACACAATGAAAACGGCAGCCTGAACTGGATGGGCGGGTTCATCAACCCGGAATCTTTTTTACTGCAATCCGCCAGCTTCAAGTCAGACAACCTGCTGGCGAATGCCAATCTGCGGTACACCATATTACCCGGGCTGGATGCAAAAATCAGTCTTGGTTACAACAAAATAGCGCAGACGAATGAAACGCGCCTGCCGAAATCGTCCCTTGATCCCGGCAGCGGCACAGGAGAATCCGCCGCGACTTACAGATCCAATTACATCGAAAGCTATATCGTAGAGCCGCAGTTAACTTACAACAGAACGCTGGGTGACGGCAAATTGAGCGTGCTGGCAGGCGGCACCTGGCAACAATCCAACTTTGCCGAGCCTTATTTTGTAAGGGCCACCGGCTTCTCGAACGACAGGCTGATGAGCTCCTGGACAGCCGCTTCCACCATTACCTTTAAAAGCAGCAGCTTCAGGGAATACAAATATGTTTCGGGATTCGGACGGATCAACTACGTGCTGAAAGACCGTTATTTGCTCAACCTCACCGGCCGCAGGGATGGATCTTCCCGTTTTGGGCCCAACCGGCAGTTCGGTAATTTCGGCTCCGTTGGCGCAGGCTGGATCTTCAGCAGCGAGCAATGGGCGGAAACAGCGCTTCCCTGGTTGAGTTTTGGCAAGATCAGGGCCAGTTACGGAACAACCGGGAACGACCAGATAGCGGATTATGGATACCTGGCATCCTACGGCAATTTCTTTTACCAGTATGGCAGCGCGGGAATTTACCCCATGCGAAGCGCCAACCCCAATTATGGCTGGGAGGCCAACCGCAAGCTGGACATCGCGCTGGAAACAGGATTCCTGGATGATCAGATCTTCCTGTCCGCTTCCTGGTTCTCCAGCCGTACAGACAACCAGCTGGTGACGGCGCCGTTATCTTCCCAGTCAGGCTTCAGTTCCTTTACCGGTAATTTGCCGGCGTTGCTGGAAAGCTCCGGATGGGAACTGGATTTGAAAACGAAGAATATCAGCCGCAAGCGCTTTTCCTGGAGCAGCGCTTTCAACATCACTATACCGCGTAACAGGCTCATCTCTTTCCCGGGGGTGGAAAAGACGGCATATGCCTATGTATTTATAGAAGGGCAGCCGATCAATAACCATAGCGGTTATCATTATACCGGTCTGAAAGATGGCATAGCCACCGTTGAGGATCTCAATAAGGATGGAAGATTTACAACGGGGTTGTTGCAGACAGCCAATGGAGATTACCAGATCATATCCGCCAGCATTCCGGATTTCTATGGAGGATTCAGCAACTCGCTCAAGCTGGGCAGGTTCCAGCTGGATGTGCTGCTGCAGTTCGTGAAGCAGATCAAATCCTCTGTTCGCTCGGCAGTGGGCATGCAGCCGGGAGGGTTGTCCAACCAGGATGACCGCATCATTGCCGATGGCTTCCGGCCGTCCGTACTCTCCGGCAGCGACGCCACCTATGCCTATAAAAATTATTACCTGCTTTCTGACGGCAACTATTCAGATGCCAGCTTTATCAGGCTCAAAAACCTGAACCTGTCTTACCAGCTTCCATCCTCCTGGACAGAACACATCAGGTTGAAATCAGCCGGAGCATTTATCAGGGCGCAAAACCTGTTTACCATCACCAGTTACCTGGGATTCGATCCGGAAACCGGCGGAGCCGTGTTGCCGCCGTTAAGGCAGATCATAGCCGGCATCCATTGCTCACTTTAAACAACAAGGAAATGAAATCACAATTCTTTTTATATACCTGTATAGTGTTATTGGCCG
This genomic stretch from Chitinophaga sp. XS-30 harbors:
- a CDS encoding FecR family protein, which produces MINKSTILAKYARNEVTAAEHAAFQEWLKTRPAEEVEALMNEYGEIIARLDFSQEPANPALLAAIHREISGQETAAETPVRRMAIRKWSWAAAVALLLAGAAYVWTTYQPAAVPMPMAIHSTDIAPGTNGAILTLSDGSRIVLDSLHTDTISLQDGTVARVSGNKLVYENNGKENIYNTMSTPNGRQFQLQLPDGTRVWLNSASSIRYPTAFSGAVRGVDITGEAYFEVARDADRPFRINVRNKAEVEVLGTNFNVNAYDNELTINTTLLQGSVRVLQRGHQGVVIKPGQQAQIANTLPQQENTNAGEIKVIADANIEKTVAWKDGLFNFNGAKLDEVMRQLERWYDIHVIYENGVPDIELAGKMTRGVSLQGLLIVLKELGVHCKLEGRTLTVLS
- a CDS encoding SusC/RagA family TonB-linked outer membrane protein yields the protein MRLTVLFLTAAFISVHATGVAQHLTISGKKLTLKRVFTEIENQTDYVVLANKRLFSTDKTFSLSVSNMPIKDFLDKLSEDQSLKYVIQDKTIVMSRKAASTFDITAVIADIPATLSLSGQLLDVTDNEPIIGSTIRVKNTGKGTTSDASGRFRLSELSEDAMLVISSIGYTAAEIPAKKFASLEVGEPAMVNGAKILKLESGSVILYLSRSTNKLDESVVVAYGTTTQRFNTGSVASVKAEDIEQQPVSNVLEALQGNVPGLFITRSNGNPGSRMHISIRQQQSIPMPGQEKNMPLFVIDGVPFVETPFASAGASGDIDPMNSINPADIASVSILKDADATAIYGSRGANGVILITTKKGSASKPQFDFNIYTGGGKVTRYLPMLDLSEYLAMRRAGFANDNTTPDFSNAPDLTVWDTTKSRDFLKDYIGGTSNQTEVTGAFSGGSEYLRYRFSNSFRRESTVFPGDWGYKRYSSHLRIDNTSRNGKFALGVSAMYTKESNNQVASDLTRYVYILPPNYPVHNENGSLNWMGGFINPESFLLQSASFKSDNLLANANLRYTILPGLDAKISLGYNKIAQTNETRLPKSSLDPGSGTGESAATYRSNYIESYIVEPQLTYNRTLGDGKLSVLAGGTWQQSNFAEPYFVRATGFSNDRLMSSWTAASTITFKSSSFREYKYVSGFGRINYVLKDRYLLNLTGRRDGSSRFGPNRQFGNFGSVGAGWIFSSEQWAETALPWLSFGKIRASYGTTGNDQIADYGYLASYGNFFYQYGSAGIYPMRSANPNYGWEANRKLDIALETGFLDDQIFLSASWFSSRTDNQLVTAPLSSQSGFSSFTGNLPALLESSGWELDLKTKNISRKRFSWSSAFNITIPRNRLISFPGVEKTAYAYVFIEGQPINNHSGYHYTGLKDGIATVEDLNKDGRFTTGLLQTANGDYQIISASIPDFYGGFSNSLKLGRFQLDVLLQFVKQIKSSVRSAVGMQPGGLSNQDDRIIADGFRPSVLSGSDATYAYKNYYLLSDGNYSDASFIRLKNLNLSYQLPSSWTEHIRLKSAGAFIRAQNLFTITSYLGFDPETGGAVLPPLRQIIAGIHCSL